Part of the Prevotella communis genome is shown below.
TATTGTTCTTGTTTCAAAAATTCTTGTTTAATTGTTTGTCGCGCCCTGAAGATGTTCACCTTCACCTGTTGCTCAGTGATATTCATCACGGCGGCAATCTCCTTATACGACTTTCCTTCGACATCTCGCAACTGCATGCAGGTGCGCTGTTTCTCAGGCAACCGGTTCATCAGACCCCTTACGCGCTCCACTCTGTCGCGCTGCATAACCTGCTCTTCAGGTGTTCTGACGTTAGAGGGATGTGTGCTCACGCTGTCTTCATCTTCCAGCGACACGTTCTGGTTCTCCATCCTTTTTTGGTGGTCCAGTGCCACGTTGCGGCATATCGTCATACAGAAGGCCTCCATCGACTCTATCTGTGCCCACTGCTCACGGCGGTTCCAGACTTTCATCATTGTTTCCTGCACCACGTCCTCAGCATCGTCTCTGTTGAGAGTGATACGAAGAGCCATGCGGAAGAGTTCATTCTTCAGCGGCAACACGTCGGTGCGAAAACTGATTTCTTTCATCCTCTCTAAATATTAAGACGATTCACTTGATAAAAAGTTACGGCAAAGTTACAGAAAAATAGCGAAAAAATAAAATTTTTCCCCATTTAAAGGCTTCGTGAATAAAAAAAATAGTATATTTGCACAGAAAATAACGATGAACAAGACTAACCTAACGAAAAAGACTATCACTATGTCATCTCTTTTTAGAATCATCTTTTTAGTACCGCTGATGCTCTGTCAGACAGTTGTATCGGCAGCAGACCAGAAAAGCACCATCAACGAGAAAGTCGACTCCGCCAAGTTGGTTCTCACTGGCGATGCCGCTTACCAATGGGTAGCCGAGCATCTCGATTCGCTGACCAATTCCTATCTGATGAAAAGCGGTAAGATTCTTGACCCCGACAATGTACGCGAGGAGTTGAAAACGATTGGCTACAATGGACTCAATGTTACCGATTACATCATGGCAAGCCGACAGATAGACAGCTTAGTGCTGATAAAACTCCTGACCCGTGCCGAGACAGAAGGCAACAAGACCATCTTCTTCATGATGGGCTCCACAGCAGCAGGCAAGTCCACTGCCTTGAGAAACAATCCTGGCCTGAAGGAACTA
Proteins encoded:
- a CDS encoding RNA polymerase sigma factor codes for the protein MKEISFRTDVLPLKNELFRMALRITLNRDDAEDVVQETMMKVWNRREQWAQIESMEAFCMTICRNVALDHQKRMENQNVSLEDEDSVSTHPSNVRTPEEQVMQRDRVERVRGLMNRLPEKQRTCMQLRDVEGKSYKEIAAVMNITEQQVKVNIFRARQTIKQEFLKQEQYGL